The DNA sequence AGGTTTTTGAATGAGTGTAGCAGAAATAAAAGCATGAACGTGCCCATCGACCATAGTTGTATTACCATGTGCAAGATGTACATGCTTACCATCTCCAACATCAACTGCTATTCCTGTTCTTATACCAACTTCATGATTATGATCAAAGAAATCGGTATTGACTAATATTTCATGAACATGATTATCACCTGCTACAGGTATAAGCTCACTTGTGACACCAGCAAAACGATGATTATGTCTTTCATCGCCTTATTCCGCCAATTTTGTACTTCCTAAAAACTCATGTGTATGAGTTTGACATGAATTATTTTGATTACAGCTGGAATTTTCGGCAGAATCATAAGTCTCTTGTTCCATATTGCTTAAATAGTTATTTTGTTCCATAAAACATCTCTCGCAAATTTATACAGTAAAGTATATTTTTGAAAAGATTATCTTATAACCTATCATACCAGTTAACTCATATAAATATGTACAGAAGTCTAATGATATTGTTAATATAGATATACTAAATTCAGTTAAAAGAAGTATTGATAGCCAAGTAAATGGCTGCTAATTAATTGAAAGTTATATAGTTTCAATTTTATCACCAGAACTTATTATGGAACTATATAACAAAGGTATACATAATATAAATTATGGATACAAAAAATATAAAGAAAGGTGATTAATATGTCATTACCCAATATACCCAATATTTCTCCTGAAATAGATCTTAAAACCAAGGACGTTATTAACTTACTTCTTGCGTCTATTGCACTCGAAGAGATTGGCCTATCGCATGTTATTAATGCAGAAGCTGAAAAGATACAATTTGTTTTGGGATTAACAGGTGCTAACAAACCAACTATTGAACAGTTGGAGGCTATAAACGAAAGTGTTAAGAGTGTATTGGATAGTGTTGTTGATACGCAAGAACTTTTACAAGCAAAGCTTGAAAATATTCTAGGTATAATTTCAACAACAACAACTACTACAAGCACAACAACAACAACTACTACAAGCACTACGACTACTACAACAAGTACTACCAGCACTACTACAACGAGTACTACAACAACAAGAACAACAAGTACGACAACTACTACTTCATCAAGCACTACAAGCACAACATCCACTTCGACAACGACAACTTGTCGTCGTATTTATGATGAGATAACAGAAACTTTTTATTGGGCTTAATTTTATAGCATAATTATTTGCGATCAAACCAATTGTAAGGAATTATGTCGTTTGCATGTCCTGACATCAGAGGACTTTAAGCATAAATATGCCATAATTCCTAAAATCAAAGAATGCTTTACTGATGTAAAGCATTCTTTCTAATGCTAGCGGAGGGACATTATGCGTAGGGCAATTGTTATTTTTCTAGAAAATAAACGTCATTTGATGCTTCAATTCGGATGCCTCTACAAATCGCTAAAATTTATTCAGCCTAAAGATACTGATTTAATTGTATTTGGCACAAGAGAAGCATTAAGTTTAATACCGGATGATTGTATAAAGGTTGAGTATAACCCTATAAGTTATTTACCTGAATGGAAGAACTATCATTATATTAATTCAATAAGCTGCCTGGCTGATAATAATTCCAGTTTTCTTGAGCAATATGACTTATTACTTCGTACTGACGCAGATGTATTTTTAGCACCTTCGTGGAATTCTTTCTATCCCGATTATTATACAGTTGGGCAAGGTTCTTATGTTAACGATAATGAGACTAAGGAGAATATAAAGCGAATTGCAAAACTCTTTAATCTTAAACACAAAGGAATTTTTAATATAGGTTCGAGCCATTATGGAAGTTCTAAATTAGTGAGGGAAGTATGTAAATTAGCAGTTCTTATTGCAAAACATATTATCAATTCAGAATTTAAAGACAATGAAGGCAGTTGGCCTGGATGGTGCCGTGGAGTGACTTCAATGTATAGCACCGAGATTGCAGTAAATCATCTGGTAGATACAGTACGTATAGATGGAAGCAGGTTAGATTATGATAGCACTAGTGATGACTATATTACTAATCATCCACATATACATTGCTGGCATACAGATAATTTATTTTCAAAGTTCTGTTTTGAAGGCGGTAAGTATGATCAATATAAAATAGATGATTTAGATGCAAATAAAGTTAGAGAGTACTGTTTGTATATTGCACTAAAAACAAAACTTGAGATACCTTAGTAAAACATGCACCTTTTATATTAGTGACTTGGCATTTTCCCTAATATACTTCAAATTCTGATAGGCCGATATTTTCGCCTGATGCCTGTGAAATTATCAGCTTAATCCATGTTATTGACTTTGGTTGGAAAGATATAACATCACCACTTCCATTATTAGTTAGGGGTCCAACTTCAATAAAATCCCCATCGCTAAAGGTCAATGTTGCCTTTTCTATATGATCAATAAGGTTAGGTCTGTCATAAAGCACAATACATTTTACCCATTGTGGCATAGGCCAACTTAGTTTTATCCAGGCACCATTCAATTCTCCTGTCGTAACCCACTCCTTCTCAGTATAGCGTGGGTACCCGTCCCTTATACCGTCTATCGCCTTAGTACCTAGCTGACCGTAATCTGAATTCTCCGAAGATACTTCAACTTCAGCATTTAAAGCTATGTTTGAAAAGTCTCTAACCCAAAAAAACTCATTGCTTTTTGCAAAAGAATTAAGATAATACGGAGCATAAATTTGCGAATAATATTTATTAATTGCTTGATATTTTTTATTAAATTCACGCGGAACTACTTGCATATTATCAGGAACGGGAATACTTTCTATTGATTCCCATTTTAAGGTTGTAAGATCTTCTAATTGTGGAGGCTTTGTAAAAGGAATTATGGAAAATGGGTCAATCTCCCTTGATGGCCAGGAATTTTCATCCCCATTTACAGGATGAATAAGACTCTCATGCAGTTTAGGTGAATAGCTAGGAATCTGTTTCTTTATATTAATTATTGAATCTACAACAAATAAATATGCAGTACTGTGATCGCTGTGGCCATCGTAAAGAGAGGTCACATATATATCATCAGGTAAATTCATTTTAACTGCTGCTTCAATATCCGACATTATAGTTTTTTTATTGTAATCACCAGGTGTGCCATATAGTAAACTATGGAAATCCTTAAATGAGGCAAAATTGGGATTTGAATTTAAGGAAATACCATATGTTTGCGATCCAACACTTGTTTTTATTATATCTGTATCAGATTCAGAGTAATATAATTTTCTTAGAAAGCTATCTTCCTTGGACATTCCTGTATCTCCATATCCAAGAAAAACAATGTCTTCAATTTTTAATCCAAGAAAGGTTAAAGCGTCTATAGATTCGCTTAAGCGTATTTGACCATATATTTTGTTACTTGCCCCATAATCCCCATTCGTAAGAATTACGACTTTGACTCTATTTCCTTCTATAACAGCATTTTCGATTATTCCTGAAGTCATAAGTACCTCGTCATCAGGATGTGGTGCAAATATCATAATACTTTTCACCTGTTAGACCCCCCTACTATAGCAAGCAATATACTAGATTTCCAATAAAGGTTCTAATTGATTCTTCCAAACCCATTTGGGACTGTATCTTTGCCTGACCATAGCCTTTGCGAAAATCACACTATTATCAAGCATTAAGTTTAGAACTATTTCTGCATGTTCTTCCAGATAAAATCTCTCTGAAGGATTGTATTTTTCCTTGGTATCATAGCCAAAGTTTCTTGCATCCCACCTCATAAAATACGCATGAAGTTTTTTGCCCAGTTCTTCAAGTGCCGGGACTGATTGGTTTAATATGAGAAAATTTCCTCTACTTGCCGCTTCAAGTATGGTAAGTCCAAATGACTCTGAAAATGAAGGACATACAAAAAGGTTTGATAGTGTAAAGAGCTCTAATACAGATTCTCTTGGAAACCCATTGGGATAACCCATATCAGATGTAAAAGCTATATCTTGGA is a window from the Pseudobacteroides sp. genome containing:
- a CDS encoding YmaF family protein, producing the protein MPVAGDNHVHEILVNTDFFDHNHEVGIRTGIAVDVGDGKHVHLAHGNTTMVDGHVHAFISATLIQKPLLPPED
- a CDS encoding DUF7164 domain-containing protein, whose amino-acid sequence is MRRAIVIFLENKRHLMLQFGCLYKSLKFIQPKDTDLIVFGTREALSLIPDDCIKVEYNPISYLPEWKNYHYINSISCLADNNSSFLEQYDLLLRTDADVFLAPSWNSFYPDYYTVGQGSYVNDNETKENIKRIAKLFNLKHKGIFNIGSSHYGSSKLVREVCKLAVLIAKHIINSEFKDNEGSWPGWCRGVTSMYSTEIAVNHLVDTVRIDGSRLDYDSTSDDYITNHPHIHCWHTDNLFSKFCFEGGKYDQYKIDDLDANKVREYCLYIALKTKLEIP
- a CDS encoding PIG-L family deacetylase codes for the protein MKSIMIFAPHPDDEVLMTSGIIENAVIEGNRVKVVILTNGDYGASNKIYGQIRLSESIDALTFLGLKIEDIVFLGYGDTGMSKEDSFLRKLYYSESDTDIIKTSVGSQTYGISLNSNPNFASFKDFHSLLYGTPGDYNKKTIMSDIEAAVKMNLPDDIYVTSLYDGHSDHSTAYLFVVDSIINIKKQIPSYSPKLHESLIHPVNGDENSWPSREIDPFSIIPFTKPPQLEDLTTLKWESIESIPVPDNMQVVPREFNKKYQAINKYYSQIYAPYYLNSFAKSNEFFWVRDFSNIALNAEVEVSSENSDYGQLGTKAIDGIRDGYPRYTEKEWVTTGELNGAWIKLSWPMPQWVKCIVLYDRPNLIDHIEKATLTFSDGDFIEVGPLTNNGSGDVISFQPKSITWIKLIISQASGENIGLSEFEVY